DNA from Halobaculum sp. XH14:
GTCGCACACGTACGGGAGCGACGCCGCGGTCTCGCGGACCGCGCCCGCGTTCGCGCCCATCAGCGCGGTCGTGTCCCACTCGCCCTCGACGAGCGCGCGCCGCTGGGCCTCGTCCACGGTGGCGTCGACGGTCGTACCGCCGTACGTTACCGTCTCGGCGGCGACGTCGACGTCGATCTCGCCGTCGGGATGCTCGTCGATCCAGTCCTGCAGGGCCGTGAGCTCCTCGTGGCTCGCGGTCAGCGTCGGGACGCCGAGCGCGAGGCAGTTGCCCGCGAAGATCTCCGCGAACGACTCGCCGACGACCGCGTCGATCCCCCAGCGCATCAGCGCCTGCGGGGCGTGCTCGCGCGAGGAGCCGCAGCCGAAGTTCGCGTTCACCGCGAGCACGCTCGCCTCCCGGAACCGGTCCTCGTTGAACGGGTGATCCTTCTCCTCGTCGTCCTCGTCGAACCGCAGGTCGAAGAACGCGAACTGTCCGAGGCCGTCGAACGTGACCACCTTCATGAAGCGCGCGGGGATGATCTGGTCGGTGTCGACGTCGTTCCCGCGCACCGGGACGCCGGTGCCCGAGACGGACGTCACCGTCTCGGCGGGCCCGCCGCCGCCGTCGCCGTCGCTCCGTGGGGCGTCGCCGTTCGCGTTCGAACTCACGCCTCCACCTCCGGACGCTCCTCCAGGTCGCGCACGTCGGTCACCTCGCCCGTGACGGCCGCGGCTGCGACCATCCGGGGGTTCATCAGCACGGTGCGGCCGTCCTTCGAGCCCTGCCGGCCGACGAAGTTCCGATTCGAGGAGGACGCACACGCCTCGTCGCCCTCGAGCTGGTCCTCGTTCATTCCGAGACACATCGAACAGCCCGCGTTGCGCCACTGGAAGCCGGCCTCGCGGAAGGTGTCGGCCAGGCCCTCCTCCTCGGCGGCCCGCTGGACGCGCTGGCTGCCCGGGACGACGAGCGCCCGGACGTCCTCGTGGACTTCGCGGCCGCGCACGACCGCGGCGGCCCGCCGCAGGTCCGGCAGGCGCGCGTTCGTACACGAGCCGAGGAACGCCACGTCCACCCGATAGCCCGCCATCGTGTCGCCGGGGTCGACGCGCATATGTTCCTGTGCGCGTCGCGCGGAGTCCTGCTTGTCCGGGTCGAGATCCTCTGGGGCCGGAATCGGCTCCGTGATGCCGACGCCCTGGCCCGGCGTCGTCCCCCAGGTGACCGTCGGTTCGAGCGCGTCGCCGTCGATCGTGACGACGTCGTCGTACTCGGCGTCCCCGTCGGAGGCGACCGACTCCCAGTACGGCTTCAGCCGCTCGAACTCCTCGGGGTCGTCGACGAACGCCTGCGCGTCGGCGAGCCACTCGAAGGTGGTCTCGTCGGGGTTGACGTAGCCGGCGCGCGCGCCGCCCTCGATCGACATGTTGCAGATGGACATCCGCCCCTCCATGTCGAGCGACTCGACCGCCTCGCCCCCGTACTCGTACACGTAGCCGACGCCGCCGTCGGTGCCGAGCTTCCGGATGATCTGGAGGATGACGTCCTTCGCCTCGACGCCCTCGCCGAGTTCGCCCGTCACCTCGATGCGGCGGACGTCCTTCTTCTCCATGGCGATACAGCCGGTCGCTAGCACGTCCCGGATCTGCGAGGTGCCGATGCCGAACGCCAGCGCGCCGAACGCGCCGTGGGTCGAGGTGTGCGAGTCGCCACAGACGACGGTCTTTCCTGGCTGGGTCAGGCCCTGCTCGGGGCCGACGACGTGGACGATGCCCTGGTCGCCCGAGGACGGGTCCGAAAAGTCGATGCCCGCCTCGCGGACGTTCCGCTCCAGCTCGCTCATCATCTCCTCGGCCGCGTCGTCGCCGTAGGGGCGCGATTGGTCGGCCGTCGGGAGGATGTGGTCCACCGTCGCGTGGGTCAGGCCGGGGTAGGCGACCTCGACGTCGCGCTCGCGGAGCATCCCGAACGCCTGCGGACTCGTCACCTCGTGGACGAGGTGGAGCCCGACGAACAGCTGGTCCTGCCCGGTCGGCAGCGTCGTCACCCGGTGTCGGTCCCACACCTTGTCGTACAGGGTTCCCTCGCTCATCCGTCGGCTCCCCCGTCGCCGGACCCTTCGTCGCCGGACCACTCGTCACTCGACCCTCCGTCGCCGGACCACTCGTCACTCGACCCTCCGTCGCCTGGCCGTTCGACGCCGCGCGTCCAGACGCGGTTCGTCTCCTCGTAGGGCGGGTCGTGGCTCACGTCCGCGAGGGTCCCGTCGGCCGCCGTCCCGCGCCCGCCGCCCGCCCCGCCGCGTCCGTCCTCACCCGTCCCGGCCGTCGACGCCGACGAGGTACCGTTCCGCCGGGCTCGTCGCTCCCCGCCGTCGGCCATCGCCGGCCCGCGGCGGTAGACGTCCCAGAACGTCTCGCTCGTCTCCGGGTGGACGTGGCTCACGTCCGCCAGCGTGTCGCTGCCGTCGGTCATTCTCGCATCCCTACCTTCGATTTGTCGTCGTCCTCGCGCTCCGTGTTCTCGGCGTCGTCCCAGGCGAACAGGCTCCGGAGCTCCGCGCCGACGGCCTCGATGTCGTGGTTCTTCTCCGCGGTACGCAGCTGCGTGTAGGAGGGACGGCCGGCCTGGTTCTCGGCGATCCACTCGCGGGCGAACGTGCCCTCCTGGACCTCGGCAAGCACCTCCTCCATCCTGGCGCGTGCCTCCTCGTTCACCACGTCGTCGCCGCGGGTGAGCCCGCCGTACTCGGCCGTGTCAGACACCGAGTCCCACATGCCGCCGAGCCCGCCCTCGTACATCAGGTCGACGATGAGTTTCAGCTCGTTCAGGCACTCGAAGTACGCCATCTCGCGGCTGTAGCCGGCGTCGACGAGCGTCTCGTACGCCTGCTTCACCAGGGCGGTGACGCCGCCACACAGCACAGCCTGCTCGCCGAACAGGTCCGTCTCGGTCTCCTCGCGGAACGTCGTCTCGATGACGCCCGCGCGGGTACAGCCGATCGCCTGGGCGTAGGCGAGGCCCTCCTCCCGTGCGCGACCGCTCTCGTCCTGATAGATCGCGAGCAGGCCGGGAGTGCCCTCGCCCGCCTCGTAGTTGCGGCGGACGAGGTGGCCCGGCGACTTGGGCGCGACCATCGTGACGTCGACGCCCTCGGGGGGCTGGATCTGGTTGTAGTGGATGTTGAACCCGTGGGCGAACTGGAGCGTGTCGCCCTCGTCGAGTTCCTCCCGGATCGCCTCGAACACGTCCGGCTGGACGGTGTCGGGCACGAGCATCGAGACGATGTCGGCCGCGGCGGCCGCCTCGACCGGCGTCGCCACGTTGAGCCCGTCGGCTTCGGCGGCCGCACGCGAAGAGGAGCCCTCGCGCAGACCCACGACCACGTCGACCCCGCTGTCCGCGAGGTTCTGGGCGTGGGCGTGGCCCTGGCTGCCGTAGCCGAGCACGGCGACCGTCTTGTTGTCGATGTAGCTTCGGTTCGCGTCGTCGTCGTAGTATACCGGGGAGTCGAAGGTGTCGTCGTCAGTCATCGTAGTTGGGTGTGGATTCGTCGGTTGTCGTCTCGTCGTCGGTCGGTTCGTCGGTCGCGGAGCCGCCGGCCGAGTGGCCGGGCTCCTCGCCGGGCGTCGTCGGGGAGTCGCCGCGTTCGAGCGCCGTCTGGCCGGTCCGGGCGATCTCGATGATGCCGAACTGCCGGAACGCGTCGACCGCGTCGTCGATCTTCCGCTCGTCGCCCGTGATCTGGACGGTGATGGTTCGCGGCCCGGCGTCGAGCGTCCGGCCCTCGTACATCTCGGTGATGGCGTGGACCTTGTCCGGCTCGGTTCCGCGGACCTTCAGCAGCACCAGTTCCGCACGCACCGCGTCGGACTCGAGTTCGCCGACCGCGATGACGGGCGTGAGCTTCAGGAGCTGTTTTTTCGCCTGGTCGATGCCCGGATCCGTCTCCTCGACGACCAGCGTGATTCGGGCGTGTCCCTCGACGGTCGTCGGGCCGACCGTCAGGCTCTCGATGTTGAACTGCCGCCGGGAGAACAGCCCGGAGACGCGCGAGAGCACGCCGGGTTCGTGTTCGACGAGCGCGGAGATGACGGCCGTCCGTCGGCGGTGTTCGGCCCCCGCGTCGGGGTCGACCTTGATTCCCTGCGCGTTGCGCCGGGCGGTCGGCTGCGGGCGCTCGTCGGGCCGGGGGCCGGCCATCCCGCGCCGGGGAACCGGCCCGCCGTCGTCGCTCGGGGTGGCGTGTTCGGCCGCGGGCGCGTCCGCCGGGTGGGCGTCGAACGTCGCGCCGCCCGCGTCGCCGCGGCCGGTTCCGTCCGTGGACGCCTCGCTTCCGGTGCCGTCCGCGTCGCTCATAGCTGGTCCTCCGTGAGCGCGAACTCCCCGTTCGCGCCGCCGCTCGACACCATCGGGTAGACGTTCTCGCGCGGGTCGACGTGGACGTCGACGACCGAGGGGCCGTCGTACGCCAGCGACTCCGCGACGACGTCCGCGACCTCGTCGTACTCGTCGACCCGGAAGCCGCGCGCGCCGAACGCCTCGGCGAGCTTGTCGAACTCCGGCATCCAGTCGTACTCCGAGGCCATGTGCCGGCCCTCGAAGAACGCGTCCTGCCACTGGCGGACCATCCCGATGTACTCGTTGTTGAGCACGACGACCGTGACGTCGAGGTTCTCGCGGACGGCGACCGAGAGCTCCTGGATCGTCATCAGGAACGAGCCGTCGCCGTCGAAACAGACCACGTCGCGGTCGTCGTCGGCCGCCAGGCGCGCGCCGATGGCTCCGGGCAGGCCGTAGCCCATCGTGCCGAGGCCGTGTGAGGAGACGAACGTCCGCGGCTCGGTGTACGTCCAGTACTGGGCGGCCCACATCTGGTGCTGGCCGACGCCCGTCGTCACGATCGCGTCGTCGTCGGTGGCGGCGTCGTACGCCTCCACGACGAACTGTGGCTTCACCGGTTCGTCCGGGTCGACCGCGTAGTCCATCGGGTACTGGTCGCGCCAGGTCGTACACTGCTCGCGCCACTCGCCGGCGTCGGGCGAACGGTCCAGAGCCGCGTCGATCTGGTCCAGGACCGTCCCCGCGTCGCCGACGACCGGGTAGTCCGCCTGGACGTTCTTCGAGATCTCCGCGGGGTCGATGTCGACGTGGACGACGTCCGCGCCGGGCGCGAACGTCTCGACGCCGCCGGTCAGGCGGTCGTCGAACCGCGTCCCGACCGCGATCAGGCAGTCGGTGTGGCTGATCGCCATGTTCGCGTAGCCGGTGCCGTGCATGCCCGCCCACGAGAGACAGAGGTCGTCGTCCTCGGGGAACGAGCCGATTCCCGGCATCGTCGTCACCACGGGAATCCCGTGTTCGCGGGCGAACGCCCGCGCCTCGTCGGTCGCGTTCCCCTTGATGACGCCGCCGCCGAACAGGCAGAGCGGCTTTTCCGCGCGCGCGATGGTCCGGGCGGCCGCATCGACCGACTCGGGGTCGGCCTCGGGATCCGGCTTCGAACGCGCCGGGGGTTCGGGCGGCTTCGGCGCGCGATCGGTCTCGCCGAAGGAGACGTCCTTCGGGAGGTCGACGAGCGTCGGGCCGGGACGACCGGTCTCCGAGAGTGCGAACGCCTCGCCGACGACGTCGCCGACGGTCGTCGAGTCGCTCGCGAAGTAGTTGTGCTTCGTGATGGGCGCGGTGACGCCGGTCGTGTCGGTCTCCTGGAACGCGTCGGAGCCGACCATGTCGCTGGGCACCTGGCCCGTCAGGGCGAGCATCGCGTCCGAGTCCATCGAGGCGTCGGCGATGCCGGTGACGAGGTTCGTCGCGCCCGGCCCCGAGGTGGCGAGACAGACGCCGGGCGTGCCGGTCACGACGCCGTACGCGTCGGCGGCGTGGGCCGCGCCCTGCTCGTGGGCCATGGTCACGTGATCGATGCTGGAACCGTACAGCGCGTCGTAGACGGGCATGATCGCGCCCCCCTGGACGCCGAAGGCCGTCTCGACGCCCGCGGATTCGAGGGCGGCGACGACGGCTGCCGCGCCGTTTTCGGGGATCGCCGCGGCGGTCGCGGCCCCCGCTTCCCCGGTCGCGTCCGGGTCGGGGTCGACCTCCTCATCGGTCGCGTCGACGGCGGGTTCGGCTGACTCGCTCATCCGTCCGCTCCATGCTGGTGTCGTGTCATTTCTGGTGTGCTGGCTGGGTCGCTGTCGGGTGAACTGTCGGGCGTCGATACGGTCGAACCGGGTCGTGAGAACGGTGTGGTGTAGGGGTGGCTAGACCCCTACAATGATCGAGACGGCGGGCGCTACGCCGGGACCGCCGACGCGAGCGACCGGAGCTGTCTTCATCTCGACCGACCGTATCGGGGCCACGTATAAAATCCTGTCCCGGACGGCAACGGTTGCATCCGGGAGACCTGTCGCGGCCGCGATTCACCCGTCGCTGGCCGCGGGTGGCCGACGCGGCGGGCGTCATTTCAGCGTTGCCTCCCGCTCGCGGTTCCGGTCGTCCTCCGGCCGCTCCACCCCGGCATCCTCGGCGAACCGGCGCACGTCGGCCATCGTCACGCGCTGGGACGCGCCGTACTCTTTCACCTCGCGCGTGACCGCGCGAACCTGCTCGTCGGTGGGGTCGAACCCGTCCTCGCGCAGGCGCTGGCGGACCGAGTGGGTGCCCGTGTGCTTGCCCATCACGAACGAGCGCTCCGCGCCGACCATCTCGGGGGTCATGACGCCCGGCTCGAACGTGTCGCTGTTCTCGATGACGCCCGCGGCGTGGATGCCCGACTCGTGGGAGAACGCGTTGCGCCCCACGACGGGCTTGTTCGCGGGCACGGGCATGTCGCTCGCGCCCTCGACGAGCCGCGACAGCTCGGTGATTCGGGTCGTCTCGATGCCGGTATCGGCACCGTACACCGATTCGGCGGCCATCACGACCTCCTCCAGCGCGGCGTTGCCGGCGCGCTCGCCGATGCCGTTCACGGACACCTGCATCTGGTCCGCGCCGGCCTCGATGCCGGCCAGCGCGTTCGCCGCCGCCAGCCCGAAGTCGTCGTGCGTGTGCACGTCGATGCGCGCGTCCGTGTGCTCGCCCACGACCTCGATGAGGTCGGCGAAGCGGGACGGCGTGGCGACCCCGCACGTGTCGGGGACGTTGATCCAGTCGACGCCGACGTCGTCGACGGCCTCGATCACCTCGACGAGGAACGACTCGTCGGTGCGGGTCGCGTCCATCGGCGAGAACATCACCTCGACGCCCGCCTCGCGGACGCGCTCGACCGACTCGACGGCGCGTTCGACGACCTCCTCGCGGGTCGCGTGCATCGAGTCCTCGATCTGCACGTCGCTCGTGGAGACGAACGTGTGGACCGTGTCGACGCCCGAGTCGAGCGCCGCCTCGACGTCGCCCTCGACCACGCGGGCGAGCCCGCAGGTCGTGGCGTCGGTGGCCGCGGCGATGTCCGAGACCGCCTCGAACTCCGCCTCGGAGTTGACCGGGAACCCCGCCTCGACGACGTGGACCCCCATCTCCGAGAGCACCGCGGCTATCTCGCGTTTCTGTTCGTAATCGAACGACGTGCGTGGCGACTGTTCGCCGTCGCGCAGCGTCGTATCGAAAATCCTGACCGTCTCGAACTCGTCAGTTGCACTCAGCGTGCCCTGGAAGAACTCGTTCCGCCGGACTGGATACCGACGAGTCCTGATTATGGGACATCGACTGGAGCAAGAGCGGAACTCCTTGTAAAGCGTTGTGGTCGGACAGTTCACCCGATCGGTCGTCCCGTCGACCCCGGACGTAACGACCCGAAAACCGCAGGAGGGCGTCGACTATCATCCGGACGTAACACCTTATACAGAATAATACTCTTGTCAGGGTCCGGTTCGTGTTCGTCCAGTTTTCGGTTCCCCGGGCGCTCGTTTGCGGCCGACGGCCGGTTCCGTGCGGAGCGGATCCGACGAACTCGTCCGACAGGCGTCGACAGACGCGCGTCGGACGGAGTACCGAACCCTTTTGCCCGGTCACTCCGAGTGACGCCGTATGACCGACTTCGGCCTCGACCTCCAGGACGCCGAGGAACTGCTGGACGAGGAGGTCGCGGGCGAGGTCGTGCTCGGGCTCC
Protein-coding regions in this window:
- the ilvC gene encoding ketol-acid reductoisomerase — translated: MTDDDTFDSPVYYDDDANRSYIDNKTVAVLGYGSQGHAHAQNLADSGVDVVVGLREGSSSRAAAEADGLNVATPVEAAAAADIVSMLVPDTVQPDVFEAIREELDEGDTLQFAHGFNIHYNQIQPPEGVDVTMVAPKSPGHLVRRNYEAGEGTPGLLAIYQDESGRAREEGLAYAQAIGCTRAGVIETTFREETETDLFGEQAVLCGGVTALVKQAYETLVDAGYSREMAYFECLNELKLIVDLMYEGGLGGMWDSVSDTAEYGGLTRGDDVVNEEARARMEEVLAEVQEGTFAREWIAENQAGRPSYTQLRTAEKNHDIEAVGAELRSLFAWDDAENTEREDDDKSKVGMRE
- a CDS encoding LeuA family protein, whose amino-acid sequence is MIRTRRYPVRRNEFFQGTLSATDEFETVRIFDTTLRDGEQSPRTSFDYEQKREIAAVLSEMGVHVVEAGFPVNSEAEFEAVSDIAAATDATTCGLARVVEGDVEAALDSGVDTVHTFVSTSDVQIEDSMHATREEVVERAVESVERVREAGVEVMFSPMDATRTDESFLVEVIEAVDDVGVDWINVPDTCGVATPSRFADLIEVVGEHTDARIDVHTHDDFGLAAANALAGIEAGADQMQVSVNGIGERAGNAALEEVVMAAESVYGADTGIETTRITELSRLVEGASDMPVPANKPVVGRNAFSHESGIHAAGVIENSDTFEPGVMTPEMVGAERSFVMGKHTGTHSVRQRLREDGFDPTDEQVRAVTREVKEYGASQRVTMADVRRFAEDAGVERPEDDRNREREATLK
- the ilvB gene encoding biosynthetic-type acetolactate synthase large subunit, yielding MSESAEPAVDATDEEVDPDPDATGEAGAATAAAIPENGAAAVVAALESAGVETAFGVQGGAIMPVYDALYGSSIDHVTMAHEQGAAHAADAYGVVTGTPGVCLATSGPGATNLVTGIADASMDSDAMLALTGQVPSDMVGSDAFQETDTTGVTAPITKHNYFASDSTTVGDVVGEAFALSETGRPGPTLVDLPKDVSFGETDRAPKPPEPPARSKPDPEADPESVDAAARTIARAEKPLCLFGGGVIKGNATDEARAFAREHGIPVVTTMPGIGSFPEDDDLCLSWAGMHGTGYANMAISHTDCLIAVGTRFDDRLTGGVETFAPGADVVHVDIDPAEISKNVQADYPVVGDAGTVLDQIDAALDRSPDAGEWREQCTTWRDQYPMDYAVDPDEPVKPQFVVEAYDAATDDDAIVTTGVGQHQMWAAQYWTYTEPRTFVSSHGLGTMGYGLPGAIGARLAADDDRDVVCFDGDGSFLMTIQELSVAVRENLDVTVVVLNNEYIGMVRQWQDAFFEGRHMASEYDWMPEFDKLAEAFGARGFRVDEYDEVADVVAESLAYDGPSVVDVHVDPRENVYPMVSSGGANGEFALTEDQL
- the leuD gene encoding 3-isopropylmalate dehydratase small subunit gives rise to the protein MSSNANGDAPRSDGDGGGGPAETVTSVSGTGVPVRGNDVDTDQIIPARFMKVVTFDGLGQFAFFDLRFDEDDEEKDHPFNEDRFREASVLAVNANFGCGSSREHAPQALMRWGIDAVVGESFAEIFAGNCLALGVPTLTASHEELTALQDWIDEHPDGEIDVDVAAETVTYGGTTVDATVDEAQRRALVEGEWDTTALMGANAGAVRETAASLPYVCDDQLPEASD
- the ilvN gene encoding acetolactate synthase small subunit; translation: MAGPRPDERPQPTARRNAQGIKVDPDAGAEHRRRTAVISALVEHEPGVLSRVSGLFSRRQFNIESLTVGPTTVEGHARITLVVEETDPGIDQAKKQLLKLTPVIAVGELESDAVRAELVLLKVRGTEPDKVHAITEMYEGRTLDAGPRTITVQITGDERKIDDAVDAFRQFGIIEIARTGQTALERGDSPTTPGEEPGHSAGGSATDEPTDDETTTDESTPNYDD
- the leuC gene encoding 3-isopropylmalate dehydratase large subunit, with amino-acid sequence MSEGTLYDKVWDRHRVTTLPTGQDQLFVGLHLVHEVTSPQAFGMLRERDVEVAYPGLTHATVDHILPTADQSRPYGDDAAEEMMSELERNVREAGIDFSDPSSGDQGIVHVVGPEQGLTQPGKTVVCGDSHTSTHGAFGALAFGIGTSQIRDVLATGCIAMEKKDVRRIEVTGELGEGVEAKDVILQIIRKLGTDGGVGYVYEYGGEAVESLDMEGRMSICNMSIEGGARAGYVNPDETTFEWLADAQAFVDDPEEFERLKPYWESVASDGDAEYDDVVTIDGDALEPTVTWGTTPGQGVGITEPIPAPEDLDPDKQDSARRAQEHMRVDPGDTMAGYRVDVAFLGSCTNARLPDLRRAAAVVRGREVHEDVRALVVPGSQRVQRAAEEEGLADTFREAGFQWRNAGCSMCLGMNEDQLEGDEACASSSNRNFVGRQGSKDGRTVLMNPRMVAAAAVTGEVTDVRDLEERPEVEA